The genomic segment ACCTCGATCCCGAAGGCGGCATGATGCTCGAAGGCCTGGCCGGCTATCGCCAGTACTACCGCGAGGCGCTGGCCGACAAGCTCGGCGTCGACGTGCACCTGTTCAAGGTCGGCGAATACAAGTCGGCGGCCGAGCCCTACATCCTCGACGGCGCATCGCCGGAGTCGAAGGAAGCCGACCTGTACTGGATGAACGACATCTGGCAGCGGCACATCGCCGACATCGCCAAGGTGCGCGGCACCACGCCCGAAGCGCTCAATGCCGGCGTCGACACGCTGCCGCAGGGCATCGCCGCGGCGCAGGGCGATCTGGCGCAGTACGCGCTGTCGCAGAAGTTCGTCGACGGCCTGAAGACGCGTGGCGAAGTCGAAGACCTGCTCATCGAGCGCGGCGTCGCCGACGAGGATGCCGAGGGCGGGTTCCGCCAGGTGTCGATGCGCGATTTCCTCGCGCACGTGTCGCCGGCCAGCTCGGCCGCGGACCGTCGCGACCAGGTCGCGGTGGTCGTCGCCGAAGGCGGCATCACCGGTGGCGAGCAGCCCCCGGGCACGATCGGTGGCGAGTCGACCTCGGCCCTGCTGCGCGAGGCGCTCGACGACGAGCACGTGAAGTCGGTCGTGCTGCGCGTGGATTCGGGCGGCGGCGAAGTGTTCGCCTCCGAACAGATCCGTCGCGAGGTCGATGCACTCAAGGCCGCCGGCAAGCCGGTGGTGGTGTCGATGGGCGACGTCGCCGCATCGGGTGGCTACTGGATCAGCATGAACGCCGATCGCATCTACGCCGATGCGTCGACGATCACCGGTTCGATCGGCATCTTCGCGCTGGTGCCGACCTTCCCGCGCACGCTGGAGAAGATCGGCGTGCGCACCGACGGCGTCGGCACGACGCGCTTCGCCGGCGCGTTCGATCTGACCCGCGAGATGCAGCCCGAAGCCGGCCAGGCGATCCAGGCGATCATCGATCGCGGCTACGCCAACTTCATCGGCAAGGTCGGCGAAGCGCGTGGCCGCAGCAGCGAAGAGATCGACACCGTCGCGCGGGGTCGTGTGTGGAGCGGCACCCAGGCACTCGATCGCGGTCTGGTCGACGAACTCGGCGGTCTGCGCACGGCGATTGCCAAGGCGGCCGAACTCGGCGGGCTGGAAGAAGGCAAGTGGCGCACGCGTTACGTCGAGAAGACCGCCACGCCATTCGGTCGCTTCCTGACCGGCTTCGTCAGCGGCCGTCTCGGTGGCGCACTGGTCGGCCACAGCGACATCGCACGTGGCCTGCTGGCCCGCGCGGTGCCGCGTGCCGAACAGGACCTGCAGCTGCTCGAAAGCGTGATCACCCCGCAGCCGGGTCGTCCGGTCAAGGCGGTCGCGTACTGCTTCTGCGAACTCTGAGTCCGCGCGGCTTCTGAAACGCAAACGGCCCGCCATTGGCGGGCCGTTTCTTTTGCGGGATCGCGATTGCGGTCAGCGGCGCACGTCGAGCCGGCCGCTGTCGACGAGCGCGGTCACATCGCTCTCGCTCACCAGATTGAAGTCGCCCGGCACGCTGTGCTTCAGCCGTGCCGCCGCAAGACCGAACGCGAGCGTGCGCGCGTCGTCCAGGCCCGACAGCACGCCGTGCAGCACACCGGCAGCGAACGCGTCACCGCCGCCGATGCGATCGACGATGTCGTCGACGGGCAGGGCGTCGATACGCTGCACGCCCCCATCGCGACGCACCAGCAACGCGCCGAGCGCGTGGCGGTCGACGCTGTGCACCACGCGCTGCGTGCACGCGATGCGCTGCAGATGCGGGAACGCGGAAAACGCGCGTGCGGATGCCTGCAGGGTGCGTTCGGCGCTGGCGTATTCGCCGGTCCCGGACGTCTCCACGCCGAGCACGAGATCGATGTCGCGGTGATCGATGAAGGCGATGTCGGCTTCTGCCAGCAGGCCGCGCAGCAATGGCGCCGGCGTGTCGTTCCAGGTGGCCCACAGCTTCGGACGGAAATTGCCGTCGAACGAGACCGTCGTGCCGCGGGCGCGCGCGGCGCCCACCGCCGCCAGTGCCGCGTCGGCCGCATTCGGCCCGACCGCCGGTGTCACGCCCGAGACGTGCAGGCAGTCGATGCCGTCGAGCAGGGCCGGCCAGTCGTAGGTCTCCGGCGCTGCGCGTGCGAAGACCGAATCGGCGCGGTCGTAGACCACGTCGCTGGGCCGAAGTCCGGCGCCGGCGGCGAAGAAATACAGGCCCATGCGGCCCGGCGTGCGGATGACCCGCGAGACATCCACGCCGTGCCGGCGCAGTTCGCCCAATGCGCCATCGCCCAGCGCATTCGCCGCGACCGTACCGGCCAGCGCGGTGTCGTGGCCGAAGCGTGCGAGCGACACCGCGACATTGGTTTCCGCGCCACCAACATGCACGTCGAGATGTCGCGATTGCAGCAGGAATTCGCGCCCTGGAGCGCCTAGGCGCAGCAACAGCTCGCCAAAACAGAGAATACGTTTGCCCATCGCGGCAGTGCCTTTCGATCGGGCCCGGTGGGGAGCGGGCGTGTGGATGTGGCGGCGCAACATGCTTTGCAGAATCGCGTCTGCTAGCGTTTGGCCCGCGGTGTCATTCCGGCACCGGCGAACACCATAACAAGCGCGTCCATGCAGTCAAGACGCGCCGAGACCGCTTCGCACCCTGGGAGGGGAACGACATGACGCAGTTGTTCGGTACGAAAAAGACACCGGTTACCTTGCTGGCCGCGGGCATTGCATTCGCGCTGCAGGCGGTGGCCATGCCCGCTTTTGCGCAGACTGCTGATACGACCGCCGACGACGGCGTCGAAGAGACCGCCACCGCCGGTGACGCCACCCAGATGGAGGTCGTGCGCGTCACCGGTTACCGCGCCAGCGTCGAGAAGGCGCTCGACATCAAGCGCGGCGAAGCAGGTGTGGTGGATGCGATCGTCGCCGAGGACATCGGCAAGTTCCCGGATCTCAATCTGGCCGAATCGCTGCAGCGCATCCCTGGCGTGGTGATCGCGCGCGACGCCGGCGAGGGCCGCCAGATCACCGTCCGCGGTCTCGGCCCGGACTTCACCCGCGTGCGCATCAACGGCATGGAAGCGCTGACCACCGTCGGCGCGTCCGACCAGAGCGGCGGTTCCAACCGCGGCCGCGGCTTCGACTTCAACGTGTTCGCATCCGACCTGTTTTCGCAGCTGATCGTGCGCAAGACCGCGTCGGCCGATGTCGAAGAAGGTTCGCTCGGTGCGACCGTCGATCTGCGCACCGCGCGCCCGTTCGACTACGACGGTCTGACCATCGTCGGCAGCGGCCAGGCCAGTTTCAACGACATGGCCAACAAGGCCGATCCGCGCGTCGCCGGCCTCATCGCCAACACCTGGGCGGACGGGAAGTTCGGCGCGCTGCTGTCGGTCGCCTACAGCGAGCGCCAGGCGCTCGAGGAAGGCAGTGGCACGGGTCGCTGGGCCAATGGTCCGAGCAATGCAAACTTCAATGCGGCATCGCCGTTCGCAGCCGCACGCGGTGCGAACGTGTTCCATCCGCGCTTTCCGCGTTACACGCTGATGGAGCATGACCAGAAGCGCACCGGCGTCACCGCGTCGCTGCAGTTCAAGCCCACCGACCGCACAGAGTTCTCGCTCGATGGCCTGTACTCGAAGATCGATGCGATCCGCGACGAGAAGTACATCGAAGCGATTTCTTTCAGTCGTGGCAACGCGCCTGCCAGTAACCTGTATCCAGTTCCGGCTCTCAACCCGCTCACCGGCAAGCCGCAGACGATCGTCCGGGACGGCGTGATCGACGGCAACGGTGCGCTGGTCTACGGTCTGTTCGACAACGTGGACATTCGTTCCGAGAACCGTCACGACGAGTGGAACACGGTCTTCAAGCAGCTGACCCTCGACGGCAAGTTCGATGTCACCGACGACTTCACGCTGTCCGGCAAGGTCGGTACCTCGAGCTCCGTGCACGAGAATCCGATCCAGACCACGATCATCATGGACAAGTACAACGTCGACAATTACAGCTACGACTATCGCGGTGATCCCTACAAGCCGGTGCTGAACTACGGCATCGATCCGCTGGATCCGAATGGCTGGACGCTCGCCGAGATCCGTCTGCGTCCGCAGTACGTCGAGAACGAGTTCGACACCGCGCAAGTGGATTTCAACTGGAACATCAGCCCGGGCTTCCGCCTCAAGGGCGGTCTGCAGGCCAAGGACTACTCGTTCTCCACGCGCGAACTGCGCCGCAGCTCGGAAGTCAGCGTGCCGCGCTTCCCCGATGGCAGCTTCATCGTGCCGTCGGATCTGACCAGCCAGGCGTCGTTGAGCGGCATCGATGGGTCGCCGGGTCGTTGGGTCATTCCGAGCTACGAGCGTATCGCCGACTTCTTCGACATCTACAGCAACACCGGCACGTTCGCCGTGCTCGACCGGCCGGTGAACAACCGCAGCGTCGAGGAAGAAGATCGCGGCGCATACCTGCAGGGCGAGTTCTCGAACGATCTCGGTTCGATTCCGTTCTCCGGCAACTTCGGCGTGCGCTACGTGCGCACCAAGCAGAGCTCGACCGGCACGGCTACGGTGACCGGCACGGCGGTCGCATCCACGGTGTCGCGCGAGTACAGCGACACGCTGCCGTCGATGAATCTCGTGGCCGAGATCGCGCCGGACTTCCTGGTCCGCTTCGGCGCGGCGCGGGTCATGTCGCGTCCGACATTGGGTTCGCTGACGCCGGGTGTGACAGTGAGCGTGAGCGGCGGCGCCCGTACCGTCAGTGGCGGCAATCCCGCGCTGGATCCGGTGCGCGCCGACACCGCCGACCTCGGTTTCGAGTGGTATTTCGACGAAGGCGCGATGGTCGGTCTGGGGCTGTTCTACAAGGACCTGAAGACCACGATCCAGAACTCGCGCGAAATCCGCAGCTATGCGTCGAGCGGTCTGCCGGCCAGCCTGCTCGACGGTACCGGCGCAAGCGTCAATGACGATTTCGCGTTCACCGTGCCGCTCAACACGCCTGGTGGTCCGCTGAAGGGCTTCGAAGCGAATTACGTGCAGCCGTTTACGTTCCTGTCCGGCGTCTGGAGTGATTTCGGCGTCCAGCTCAACTACACCTACGTCGATACCGAGATCCAGTATCTGACCTCGACAGGTGCCAACTCGTTGCGCACGTCGCTGCTGGGCTCGTCCAAGACGTCCTGGAACGCGACACTGTTCTACGAAGGCCAGAGCTTCTCGGGCCGTATCTCGGCGACCAACCGCGACGACTATCTGATCGCGGTGCCGGGCGTCGAGCAGGGTTTCACCGAGGATGTGCACGGCCAGAACGGCACGACGGTGCTCGACGCCTCGTTGCGCTACAAGATCAGCGAGCAGATCGAACTGAGTCTGGAAGGCATTAATCTGACCAACAAGCCGTCTGAAACCTGGGTCGGTGCCGGCTCGCGTCTGCCACTGGATTTCAGCGAGACCGGCCGTCAATACCTGCTGGGCCTGCGCTACAAGTTCTGATCGATCCTTGCGACGCACGAAAAGGCCGGAGCGGCGACGCTCCGGCCTTTTGCGTTCTGGAGTGCGCGTCGCAAAACAACCGCGAAATACGGCTGGAAACGCGGCTCTTACATCATGGATTCGCTGCCGTCTTGTTGCGTTGCAAGATGCCGCTCATGCCCCGCGCTGTTAGGTTACGCGCCTCGATGACCATCGGTGTCATTGAAGGCACAGAGAAGGCGCGCAACGCGACCTTCCGCACAAGCAACAGACCACAGGTTTTGGGGAAGGAGCGCATTGATGGATCGAATCCGTAGCAGCCGGAAGACACCGGTTACCTTGCTGGCCGCCGGCATCGCTGTCGTCCTGTCTTCGCCGGCGATGGCGCAGCAGTCCACGGAGCAGGAGCGCGCCGTCGACATGGCCGCCGTAACCGTGACCGGCTATCGCGAAAGCCTGCAGAAGTCGCTCGACGAGAAGCGCTACAGCGTGGAACAGGTCGACGCGATCTTCGCCGAGGACATCGGCAAGTTCCCGGACCAGAACCTCGCCGAATCGATGCAGCGCATTGCCGGCATCTCGATCGATCGCGAAGGCGGCGAAGGCCAGCGCATCTCCGTGCGCGGCCTGGGCTCCGACTTCACCCGCGTGCGCCTCAATGGTCTCGAAGCGCTGGCGACCGCCGGCAGCGGCAGCGCCGGCGTCAACCGTTCGCGCGGTTTCGATTTCAACACCTTCGCCTCCGAGCTCTTCAGCCAGGTCAAGGTCAACAAGACCCAGTCGGCGCAGATGGATGAAGGCTCGCTGGGCTCGACCGTCGATCTGCGTGGCTCGCGCCCGTTCGACTTCAAGGGCTTCCGTGCCTCGGCGAGCGCCCAGGTCGGCTACAACGAGCTGTCGGAAGAGAACGATCCGCGCGTCTCCGGCCTGATCAGCAACACCTGGGCCGACGGCCGCGTCGGCGCGCTGCTGTCTGCGTCCTACAGCCAGCGCACGATCTTCGAGGAAGGCTACAACCCGGTCCGTTGGGAACACGGCAACCACCGCAATTCCAACCAGTCCAACGTGGCCAACAACGGCACCTACGGCTTCTGTTCGCCGGCCGGATACAACCCGCAGACGCCGCGCAATCCGCTGGCGAACGAAACCCCGGCCGGTGTCGGCAGCCAGGCCAACCAGGACCGCAACAACGGCTGGAGCAGCTACGGCATCGACGCCAACAACTGCGGCACCGGCCTGCCGCGTCCTGCCGCGACGCCGGAGAATATCGCCGCCTACGAGACCGCGACCAATGCCTGGCTGCCGCGCTACCCGCGCTACATCCGCACCAAGCACGACATCGAACGTCTCGGTGTCACCGGCGCGTTCCAGTTCCGCATCAGCGACGACACCCTGCTGAGCTTCGACGCGCTGTACTCCAAGCTCGACAAGGACCAGCGCGAGGATTCGCTGGGCGCCAACCTGCACCGCGCGGCCAACCTCGGCGGCAAGACCCAGATCGTCGTGCGCGAAGCGCAGGTCGACGACCGCAATCGGCTGCAGTACGGCGTGTTCGACAACGTCGACTTCCGCACCGAATCCAGCCAGATCGAAGAGTCGACCGAGTTCAAGCAGTTCAGCCTGCAGCTCGAGCACCGCTTCAACGATGCCGTGCGCCTCGACGCGACGATCGGCCATTCGTCGTCGGACTACTCGCGCCCGATCTTTTCGATGGTCAGCTTCGACAACGCGAACCTCGACGGTTTCGTGCTCGACCTGCGCGGCGATCCGGAAATGCCGAGCATGACCTTCCCGTTCGACACCAGCAGCCCGGATGCGTGGCAGTGGCTTGGTTACGGCGCGGTGCCGGTCAACAGCAACGGCACGGCCCGCGGCGCGAACATCAGCGAAGTGCGTCTGAATCCGAACTACGTCAGCAATGCGTTCGATTCGGCCAAGGTCGACCTGTCGTTCGATCTCAATCCCACATTCACCTTCCGCACGGGCCTGGCGTGGAAGGACTACGACATGAGCACCGAGGAATACCGGCACATCAGTTACGGACGCCTGCCGCAGGCGCTGCCGGCCGGGGTGACGATCGGTGACCTGAGCACGACGCTCGACGGCTTCGGCAGGAACCTCTCGGGCAGCATGCCGGCCTCGTGGCTGATTCCGGATTTCGACAAGATCGCCGGCCTGCTGAACATCTACAGCAACGCCGACAACGGCGTGCCGGGCGGTGATTACCGTCTCGCCGGCATTGGCCACTTCGGTTCGTCGAACAACAACTTCTCGGTCAACGAGCGCAGCATGGCGACCTACGCCCAGCTGGACTTCAACACCGACCTGTTCTCGCGTGCACTGCGCGGCAACGTGGGCGTGCGACTGGTCAAGACCCAGATCAACGCCGCCGGCTGGGCGCCGTGTCCGACGGGCGGCGAGGCGAATTGCGAGCGCGTGTTCGGTGTCGCTAACGCGACGTCCGCGGCCGGCGACCGCTTCGTCGTCGAGAGCGTCGTCGGCCACAACTACACCGACGTGCTGCCGTCGCTGAACCTGTCGTGGGATCTGACCGACACCTTCGTGATGCGCTTCGGCGCGGCCAAGACCATGGCCCGTCCGACGCTGACCTACATGTCGCCCAGCGTGACCGGTGGCCCGACGAACTTCTTCGACGACGGCCGCTTCTACTCGATCAACCTCGGCAATCCGAAGCTCGATCCGTTCCGCTCGACCAACTTCGACCTCAGCGCGGAGTGGTACTTCGGCGAGGGCGCCCTGCTGTCGGCCGCGGTGTTCTATAAGGACATCGAGACCTACGTGCAGCGCACGCGTCTGCTGAGCACGTGGTCGGAACTCGGCTACTCGCTGGATCTGCTGCCGCCTGGCTTCAATGCCAACACGATCTTCAACGTGCAGAGCTACTACAACACCCCCGGTGGTCCGCTGAAAGGCTGGGAGCTGACCTACCAGCAGCCCTTCACCTTCCTCTCGGGGTTCTGGAGCAAGTTCGGCGTGCAGATGAACTACACGCATGTCGATTCGGACATCGAGTACATGTTCAGCACCGCGGCCAGCAACAACACCGCGGTCGTGACCCAGATCACCGAGAACCAGCTGGTGAACCTGTCGCCGAACTCGTACAACGCCACGCTGTACTACGACGATGGCCGCTTCAGTGCGCGCGTGTCGACCAGCTATCGCGACGGTTACATCGGTGAAGTGCTGAGCCGGGAGAACATCGTCGATCTCGACGGCAACCAGTTCGGGACCGCCGACGTCACCGGCAAGCACAGCGTGCGCAACGTCGACTTCAACACCTCGTACAAGCTCACCGACAAGCTGAGCCTGACGTTCGAAGCGGTCAATCTGCTCGACACGCCGGATCGTCGTTACGTCGATTCCGACCTGATGCTGCCCGACCGCTACACCACGACCGGTCGCCAGTACTACGTCGGTGCGCGCTATCGCTTCTGAGGTCTCCCTGCGTCGCCCGCTGCCGTCGCGGATGCGACGGTGGCGGGGGCGTGTCTGCCTCTCGCTGTCATTGGCACTGCTCGCGCCGGCCGCACTGGCCGAGCGCGCGTTCGATGTCGGCACTGATGACGCTGCGTTCGATAATGTGCAGGCCGCGGTCGATGCGGCAGTCGCAGCCGGCGATGCCGCCACGATCCGGATTGCAGCGGGCATCTGGCGCGGCGTCGTCGACGTGCCGCCGGACGCGCCCGCACTGCGGCTCATAGGTGCGGGCACGCAGCACACCCGCATCGTCCAGAATCACTACGCGAGCCGGATCGATCCGCGCACCGGCGAAGCGTTCGGCACCTACGGCTCGGCAACGATGTTCGTACGCGCCGACGATTTCCATGCCGAGAAACTGACCATCGCCAACGACGCCGGCCCGGTCGGGCAGGCCGTTGCGCTGGTCGTCGACGGTACGCGCGCGTCCTTCGATGACGTACATCTGCTCGGTCACCAGGACACGCTGTATCTGCGCAATGCCGGCACCCGTGCGTGGTTCCGCGACTGCCGCATCGAAGGCACGGTCGATTACGTGTTCGGCGCGGCGACCGCCCTGTTCGAACGTTGCGCGCTGCATTCGATTGGCGACGGCTATGTCACCGCGCCGTCGACGCCCGCAGACCAGGCCCACGGCTTCGTGTTTCGCGATTGCACCTTGAGCGCCGCGCCCGGTGTGAGCCGTGTCTACCTCGGACGGCCTTGGCGGCCGCATGGCGCCACGCGCTTCGAGAACTGCCGCATCGATGCGCCGGTGCCGGCCGAGGGCTGGCACGACTGGGGCAAGCCCGACAATCAGACCACCGCACGCTTCGCCGAGCACGCCAACACCGGCCCGGGCAGCGCGCTCGACGGCCGTGTGTCCTGGCTGCGCGATACCGCGGCTGCACCCGACACCGCCACGCTGATGCAGGACTGGAGACCGTTCGAATGAGACGTCCGATGCGTGTGTTGCAGTGTGCCGTGCTGCTGGTGGGCCTCGTCGCGGGCACAGTGGTGTTCGCCGCTCGAGTGGATCCGGTCGCCGAGCGCATGTTGCAGGCGCAGACCGCGTCGGGCGGCTGGCCCAAGCATCTCGACGGCAAGGCCATCGATTACGCGAAGCCGTTCGATGCCGCCGCGAGCGCCGCGCATGCGCAGGCCGATCGCGCTGACGACGCGACGATCGACAACGATGCGACCACGCGCGAGATCGCGCATCTGGTGGACGCCTGGCGCACGCACGGCGACGCCCGCTACCGCGATGCCGCCGTGCGCGGCGTCGACTACCTGCTCGCCGCGCAATACGCCAACGGCGGCTGGCCGCAGTTCCATCCGGACCGCTCCAGCTATCGCGGCCAGGTGACCTTCAACGACGACGCGATGACCCAGGTCGTCGGCCTGCTGCAGGACATCGCCGAAGGCGAAGGCGCACTCGCGGCATTGCAGCCGCTGCGTGGCGACGCCGCGGCGGGCGCGGTCGAACGGGCGATCGCATTGATCCTCTACCTGCAGGTCCGTATCGACGGCACGCCGACGATCTGGGCCGCGCAATACGACGAGACCACGCTGCAGCCGGCCACCGCACGCAGTTACGAGCTGCCGTCGCTGGCGAGCAGCGAGTCGGTCGCGATCGTCCGCCTGCTGATGCGACAGCCGCCGTCGCCGCGCGTCGTCGATGCGATCGAGAACGCGGCGGCATGGTTCGAGGCGCACGATCTGGAAGACACCGCGATCGAACGCATCGGCCGCGACGGATCGCGTCCGCGCGATGTCCGTCTCGTCGCGCATGCGGGCGCAAAGGTCTGGGCACGGTTCTACGATCTGCAGCGGCAACAGCCGTTGCTGGTCGATCGTGGCGGCGCGGTGGTCGCGTCGCTGGCTGACATGTCGCAAGAACGCCGCACCGGCTATGCCTGGTACGGCATCTGGCCGCAGGCGCTGCTGGAAAAGGATCTGCCGCAATGGCGTCGCCGCCATGCGCTGGAGGGCCGACAATCCGTAATGACGTGCCGGCTGCGGCTGGCGCGCGCTGTCGAGGAGATCGAGTGTTGAACCAGATGTCGAAGCGAATCCTGGCCGTCGCCTGTGCCCTGGGCCTGTCCGCCGCCGTCCATGCGGACGATACGCCCCGCCTGCTGTTCCACGTGTCGGCCGACCAGGATTTCGTCGCCGATACCGCGGCCGGCGATCCGGTGCCGAACTTCAAGGACAAGGTGCGCCTGGTCGATGACGGCGTGCGCGGCCGTGCGATCGAATGGGACGACGACGGCGTGCTGTCGTGGAACGCACCCGGCAACATCGACGCCGCACGCGGCACGCTGAGCTTCTTCTGGCGCTCGCGTGATCCCGTCGGCGAGGCGCCGTTCGTGATCTTCCGCGTCGGCTATGCCGACCACTCCAGCTGGGACATGGCCTGGCTGCGCATCGACTGGAACGGCGAAGGCTTCGACGCCTTCGTGACCGACGCCAACCTGGCGCGCACGCGCGTCTCGTTCAAGATGGATGCCGCGCCCGCCGCCGATGCGTGGACGCATGTGGCGTTTGCTTGGGACGAGACCATCGGCGTGCGCCTGTACGTCGACGGCCGCGAGGTGGCGCGCGAAGACCGCCCGGCGAATGCGCAGGCCGGCTTCGACTACGACGCCGGGCTGGACCAGTTCGGTCTGGCCGCGCGCATCCTCGCGCCGCACCAGGTGCAGAGCCGCTACAACTTCCTGCGTGGCAGCGATTTCGACGACATCCGCGTGCACGACCGCATGCTCGACGCCAGCGGTGTGCAGGCCGTGCGCGGTTTCCGCGCGCCGACCGCTGCCGTGGCGCCGAATGATCGCCATGCCGCGTGGCTGTTCCGCCACGGCTGGGCGGACGGCGCCGCGCCGCCGGTGCTCGACGCGCCGGTGACGACGATCCGCAAGGTCGAGTTCGCCGACACCAAGGACCTGAAGCTGTGGATGTGGAAGGCCACCGACGGCATCGCCGAGACGACGTGGCCGGGCGTCTACAACCGCTCGCGACTGCGCGGGCGCGACGACTACTTCCAGTTGCCCGACTGGAACACTTATGTCGACGGCGGCAAGGCGCTGGATCTGACCCTGCCTGATGAACCCTTCAACCGCATCGAACTACGCGGCGCCGCGTATGGCGAAGCGACCTACGGCGCCGATGCCGACACGCAGCAGCCGCTGTTCTCGCGCCATCAGGGCACAGTGCGCAGCTTGGATGACTTCGAGACCCGGCAGGGCGGTCATCTGCGCTTCGCCAACACCGCGCAGGAAACCCCGATCCAGGAGATCTGGGCCTACCACGTCAGCGATGCCGCCGAGCCCGAAGGCTCGGTGAAGCAGGCGTACACGATCCGCAGCAATGCCGAGATCGACTACACCAACCTCGCCGACCTGCGCGCCTTCATCGAAGGTCGTTACGCCCCCGAAGAACGCAGCATGGTGCTGGCGCTGCCGGGTCGCGCGGCCTTCCGCGAACGAACCACGCCGCCGGTGCGCGAGGCCAAGCAGCCGATCGTGCACGTGCTGATTCCGTCGGGCATCGGCAACGCGCCGGCCGCGCAGCCGTTGATCCGCAGCTGGGCGCACAGCTGGGAGAACATGTACGACGGGCTCGACGGCATCGCCATCGACATTCCCGCATTGAAGCTGCCGGCGACGCACAGCGTGGACGGCGCAGACGCGATCCCGCTCAACATCCGCATCAAGGATCCGATCTGGCCGGCGCGCGACATGATCGACGTGTCGGTCTCGGTGACACCGGGCGAGAAGCGCACGCTATGGCTGGACATGCGCGACCGCATCCTGACCCAGGACAGCCTGTGGATCAGCATCGCCTCGGCCGCACCGGGATTCGATGCGGCCGCGCTCGACGGCGCCGAAGTGCGCATGGTCTACAAGCCGCGCGAAGAGGCGATCGCCGAGCACGTCACTGATCGCTTCAACCAGGTGCGCGACAACTGGGGCTTCCTGGTCGAGGAGCACACGACGTCGAAGCGTCAGCGTCTGTATGCGCGCGCGTTCGCGGACATCAGCGATCTGCTGCGGGTGGATCCGGGCCACGAACTGGGCCGGCGCTACTGGAACTACATGAGCTACAACAGCCAGGGCCTGCCGCCGTTCGAGCAGCCGCAGGCGCCGGCCGGCGTGCCGCTGTGGGCGTTCCGCCAACTGGAAGACCTCAAGGCCGTGCGCCACTTCATCGAGTGGTGGATCGACGAGCGCCAGGTCGAGTTCGGCGATTTCGGTGGCGGCATTTCCGACGACAGCGATCTGT from the Luteimonas fraxinea genome contains:
- a CDS encoding TonB-dependent receptor, with amino-acid sequence MDRIRSSRKTPVTLLAAGIAVVLSSPAMAQQSTEQERAVDMAAVTVTGYRESLQKSLDEKRYSVEQVDAIFAEDIGKFPDQNLAESMQRIAGISIDREGGEGQRISVRGLGSDFTRVRLNGLEALATAGSGSAGVNRSRGFDFNTFASELFSQVKVNKTQSAQMDEGSLGSTVDLRGSRPFDFKGFRASASAQVGYNELSEENDPRVSGLISNTWADGRVGALLSASYSQRTIFEEGYNPVRWEHGNHRNSNQSNVANNGTYGFCSPAGYNPQTPRNPLANETPAGVGSQANQDRNNGWSSYGIDANNCGTGLPRPAATPENIAAYETATNAWLPRYPRYIRTKHDIERLGVTGAFQFRISDDTLLSFDALYSKLDKDQREDSLGANLHRAANLGGKTQIVVREAQVDDRNRLQYGVFDNVDFRTESSQIEESTEFKQFSLQLEHRFNDAVRLDATIGHSSSDYSRPIFSMVSFDNANLDGFVLDLRGDPEMPSMTFPFDTSSPDAWQWLGYGAVPVNSNGTARGANISEVRLNPNYVSNAFDSAKVDLSFDLNPTFTFRTGLAWKDYDMSTEEYRHISYGRLPQALPAGVTIGDLSTTLDGFGRNLSGSMPASWLIPDFDKIAGLLNIYSNADNGVPGGDYRLAGIGHFGSSNNNFSVNERSMATYAQLDFNTDLFSRALRGNVGVRLVKTQINAAGWAPCPTGGEANCERVFGVANATSAAGDRFVVESVVGHNYTDVLPSLNLSWDLTDTFVMRFGAAKTMARPTLTYMSPSVTGGPTNFFDDGRFYSINLGNPKLDPFRSTNFDLSAEWYFGEGALLSAAVFYKDIETYVQRTRLLSTWSELGYSLDLLPPGFNANTIFNVQSYYNTPGGPLKGWELTYQQPFTFLSGFWSKFGVQMNYTHVDSDIEYMFSTAASNNTAVVTQITENQLVNLSPNSYNATLYYDDGRFSARVSTSYRDGYIGEVLSRENIVDLDGNQFGTADVTGKHSVRNVDFNTSYKLTDKLSLTFEAVNLLDTPDRRYVDSDLMLPDRYTTTGRQYYVGARYRF
- a CDS encoding pectinesterase family protein — protein: MRRWRGRVCLSLSLALLAPAALAERAFDVGTDDAAFDNVQAAVDAAVAAGDAATIRIAAGIWRGVVDVPPDAPALRLIGAGTQHTRIVQNHYASRIDPRTGEAFGTYGSATMFVRADDFHAEKLTIANDAGPVGQAVALVVDGTRASFDDVHLLGHQDTLYLRNAGTRAWFRDCRIEGTVDYVFGAATALFERCALHSIGDGYVTAPSTPADQAHGFVFRDCTLSAAPGVSRVYLGRPWRPHGATRFENCRIDAPVPAEGWHDWGKPDNQTTARFAEHANTGPGSALDGRVSWLRDTAAAPDTATLMQDWRPFE
- the pelA gene encoding pectate lyase, which codes for MRVLQCAVLLVGLVAGTVVFAARVDPVAERMLQAQTASGGWPKHLDGKAIDYAKPFDAAASAAHAQADRADDATIDNDATTREIAHLVDAWRTHGDARYRDAAVRGVDYLLAAQYANGGWPQFHPDRSSYRGQVTFNDDAMTQVVGLLQDIAEGEGALAALQPLRGDAAAGAVERAIALILYLQVRIDGTPTIWAAQYDETTLQPATARSYELPSLASSESVAIVRLLMRQPPSPRVVDAIENAAAWFEAHDLEDTAIERIGRDGSRPRDVRLVAHAGAKVWARFYDLQRQQPLLVDRGGAVVASLADMSQERRTGYAWYGIWPQALLEKDLPQWRRRHALEGRQSVMTCRLRLARAVEEIEC